The following proteins are encoded in a genomic region of Arcobacter cloacae:
- a CDS encoding RidA family protein — MKIHRINPSKRWSDITVFNGIATFTEVADTDTSADIKGQVLQIFEQAEASLALIDSDKSRILAVTIYITDFANFDALNEIWDEWFPQNCAPSRACVKAELVDSNLLVEMTFTAAAGEKYLS; from the coding sequence ATGAAAATTCACAGAATAAATCCAAGTAAAAGATGGTCTGATATTACAGTTTTTAATGGAATTGCAACTTTTACAGAAGTTGCAGATACAGATACAAGTGCAGATATAAAAGGACAAGTTTTACAAATATTTGAACAAGCAGAAGCTAGTTTAGCTTTGATTGATAGTGATAAATCACGAATTTTAGCAGTTACTATTTATATTACAGATTTTGCAAATTTTGATGCTTTAAATGAGATTTGGGATGAGTGGTTTCCACAAAATTGTGCACCAAGTCGTGCTTGTGTTAAGGCTGAATTAGTTGATTCAAATTTATTGGTTGAAATGACATTTACAGCTGCAGCTGGTGAGAAATATTTATCATAA
- a CDS encoding LysE family translocator, with protein MNIIEFIALFGIMIVLAAMPSASVFLVVTRSATLGIINGLAVSAGIVLGDLILVIFALLGLSIVADTMGSLFIVIKILGGLYFLWFGFSLLRVKNLTKIKYNNTKNKNNLFASFISGFFLTLGDIKAILFYASLFPLFIDLSVIQVSEIVVILLATIFSVGGVKIIYAIYANKLISYIKDSNIKTMLRKIVGSFMMGIGGYLIVKV; from the coding sequence ATGAATATTATTGAATTTATAGCGCTGTTTGGAATCATGATTGTACTTGCAGCAATGCCAAGTGCAAGTGTGTTTCTTGTTGTTACTCGTTCAGCTACATTAGGTATTATCAACGGTCTTGCTGTATCTGCTGGTATTGTTTTAGGTGATTTGATTCTTGTTATTTTTGCTTTATTAGGTTTATCTATAGTTGCTGATACAATGGGCAGTTTATTTATAGTTATCAAAATTTTAGGAGGATTATATTTCTTATGGTTTGGATTTTCATTGTTAAGAGTGAAAAACTTAACAAAAATCAAATACAATAATACAAAAAATAAAAATAATTTATTTGCTAGTTTTATTTCAGGATTTTTTCTAACACTTGGAGATATTAAAGCCATTCTTTTTTATGCGAGTTTATTTCCTTTATTTATTGATTTATCCGTAATTCAAGTATCAGAAATAGTTGTAATTTTATTGGCAACAATATTCAGTGTTGGTGGAGTTAAAATAATCTACGCTATATATGCAAATAAATTGATAAGTTATATAAAAGATTCAAATATAAAAACCATGTTAAGAAAAATTGTTGGTAGTTTTATGATGGGTATTGGTGGTTACTTAATTGTTAAGGTCTAA
- a CDS encoding pentapeptide repeat-containing protein codes for MFKTNDYWEEEFFEYNDKNLESIYFDDCTFIKCDFSKSLMQNCKFTECKFVNCDLSLSSLKSCTFNDIVFENCKLIGISWSSSQEPFEVKFDSCNISSNSFHVMDLRQMKFINSLVKDCGFEECNMEKTLFDNCDLQQTVFIKNNLKKADFRTSKNYLIDPKQNDLTKALFSLPEALSFLSLLPIEIK; via the coding sequence ATGTTTAAAACAAACGATTATTGGGAAGAAGAGTTTTTTGAATACAATGATAAAAATTTGGAATCTATTTATTTTGATGATTGCACTTTTATAAAATGTGACTTCTCAAAAAGCCTTATGCAAAATTGTAAGTTTACAGAGTGTAAATTTGTAAATTGTGATTTATCTTTATCTTCTTTAAAATCTTGTACTTTTAATGATATAGTATTTGAAAATTGTAAACTTATTGGAATTTCATGGAGTTCATCTCAAGAGCCTTTTGAAGTTAAATTTGACTCTTGCAATATTTCTTCAAACTCTTTTCATGTTATGGATTTACGACAAATGAAATTTATAAATTCACTTGTAAAAGATTGCGGTTTTGAGGAGTGTAATATGGAAAAAACACTTTTTGATAATTGTGATTTACAACAAACAGTTTTTATAAAAAACAATCTAAAAAAAGCTGATTTTAGAACATCAAAAAATTATTTGATTGACCCAAAACAAAATGATTTAACAAAAGCTTTGTTTTCACTACCTGAAGCTTTGAGTTTTCTTTCTTTACTTCCTATAGAGATAAAATAA